The Sinomicrobium kalidii genome contains a region encoding:
- the pxpB gene encoding 5-oxoprolinase subunit PxpB → MCLPLKDYNLTYKPVGEKAMLIEWPEEIDDAILEDVIRFRNSIRKTLDEDCELVPAYHSLLIIFPKKTDTEQVTRKFRSLYPERKNKPLKRKLWKIPVCYDEEFALDLTLIAKEKGMTEAEIVKLHTEGTYTVYAIGFLPGFMYLGGLDEKLFAPRKDEPRPKIARGAVGIGGKQTGVYPQESPGGWNIIGNSPVRLFNAAREKPCKIKIGDKVQFYSIKKAEYELISIEAAAGVYKIKKEKWYD, encoded by the coding sequence ATGTGTTTGCCTTTGAAGGACTATAACCTTACATACAAGCCCGTGGGAGAAAAGGCCATGCTTATCGAATGGCCGGAGGAGATCGATGACGCTATCCTGGAAGATGTCATCCGGTTTCGGAACAGTATCCGTAAAACCCTTGATGAGGATTGCGAGCTGGTACCCGCGTATCACTCTCTTCTCATTATTTTTCCGAAGAAAACAGACACGGAACAAGTCACCCGTAAATTCCGAAGTTTATATCCCGAACGGAAAAATAAACCTTTAAAACGGAAGCTATGGAAAATTCCCGTGTGTTATGATGAAGAGTTCGCGCTGGACCTCACCCTGATCGCGAAAGAAAAAGGCATGACCGAAGCAGAAATAGTAAAGCTGCACACCGAAGGCACATATACCGTATATGCCATTGGTTTTTTACCCGGTTTTATGTACCTGGGAGGACTGGACGAAAAACTGTTTGCGCCGCGTAAGGACGAACCCAGGCCAAAGATCGCCCGGGGTGCCGTAGGGATAGGCGGAAAGCAAACCGGGGTATATCCGCAGGAAAGTCCCGGCGGGTGGAATATTATAGGGAATTCGCCGGTAAGGTTGTTCAATGCCGCAAGGGAAAAGCCGTGTAAAATAAAAATAGGGGACAAGGTTCAGTTTTACAGCATAAAAAAGGCCGAATACGAATTGATAAGTATTGAAGCTGCGGCCGGAGTTTATAAGATAAAGAAAGAGAAGTGGTATGATTAA
- a CDS encoding DUF5695 domain-containing protein, whose amino-acid sequence MIKDIRNLTTVILVLISIHTTTAQDYWSKITNRPSVLELESGLSTHKTGALRLKLVKSSQTIAALSPGTDPDFDFTPGNRLAVRDKDSLYHLGDINLRVREPGGEWKTYSTASKRAPVQVLEVSGNILAAADLSNTLPDDIPLSVKRYYKTENGNLVMHFKITNTTGTEVEMGGLGIPMVFNNILEGKSLDEAHAQNVFSDPYIGQDAGYLEVKRLHGNGPDLLVVPGENMPFEAYRPLLDDPTPRSIVFEGFHEWMAHSLAYAENEWKGAKQWNKPTSEILQPGESRDYSLKFILADAIREIPDVLAQQNRPVAVGIPGYVLPLDVRGQLFLRYKEEVDTFTVEPEGALQIEPEGITSEGIRKYAVYGEKWGRTRLTVRYKNGLEQTIHYKIIKPESEVVRDFGHFLMTEQWFDRENDPFRRNPSVISYDYETKKQVAEDSRAWIAGLSDEGGAGSWLGAVMKQLVQPDKEELKKLQRFVDETLWGTIQHSDGPQKYGVKKSVFYYEPEQMPEGTYSKDIDYSTWAAWDKKGADDVGRSYNYPHVAAAYWVMYRLARYHTGLVDNREWDWYLKNAYHTVIAMTEQAPYYAQFGQMEGTVFLRILEDLKRENYTDMAETLEAKMKERTEHWHTLNYPFGSEMPWDSTGQEEVYAWSDYFGFDEKALVTLNAILAYMPVIPHWAYNGNARRYWDFLYGGKLSRVERQIHHYGSGLNAIPVLARYRKKPEDLHLLKVGYGGLLGAISNITRDGFGPAAFHSFPSALKIDGLSGDYGSGFFGYAVNTATYITKDDELGWLSFGGNMTKKEDRITVEPTTGAKNRIYIAPEKMWLTLDAGTFKKVSYDGQTGQVEVILNPKDEFTPVAYLRVEGEKKKLPYKKVRGAYAVKLKNKEVRIAL is encoded by the coding sequence ATGATAAAGGATATTAGAAATCTGACAACTGTAATATTGGTTCTGATCAGTATTCATACAACAACAGCGCAGGATTACTGGAGCAAGATTACAAACAGGCCGTCGGTACTGGAACTGGAAAGCGGCCTTTCAACCCATAAAACAGGTGCTCTTCGGCTTAAACTGGTAAAGTCCTCCCAAACCATTGCCGCACTGTCTCCCGGTACTGATCCGGATTTTGACTTTACACCCGGCAATCGCCTGGCTGTTCGTGATAAGGACAGTCTTTATCACCTCGGGGATATCAATTTAAGGGTCAGGGAACCGGGCGGTGAATGGAAAACCTATTCCACGGCATCAAAACGCGCCCCGGTACAGGTATTGGAAGTTTCGGGAAATATATTGGCCGCTGCCGACCTGTCAAATACGTTGCCTGACGACATTCCCCTGTCGGTAAAACGTTATTACAAAACAGAAAACGGTAACCTGGTGATGCATTTTAAAATCACGAATACTACCGGGACTGAAGTAGAAATGGGAGGCCTGGGCATTCCCATGGTCTTTAATAATATACTCGAAGGGAAATCCCTCGACGAAGCTCATGCCCAAAATGTATTTTCTGATCCGTACATAGGACAAGACGCCGGTTACCTGGAGGTAAAACGCCTGCACGGCAATGGTCCCGATCTTCTGGTGGTTCCGGGGGAGAATATGCCTTTTGAAGCGTATCGCCCCTTACTCGATGATCCCACGCCCCGGAGCATTGTTTTCGAAGGGTTTCACGAGTGGATGGCACATAGCCTGGCCTATGCCGAAAACGAATGGAAAGGAGCGAAGCAATGGAACAAACCGACTTCGGAAATACTTCAACCCGGGGAATCCCGGGATTATTCCCTGAAATTTATCCTTGCTGATGCTATCCGGGAAATACCGGATGTACTTGCACAACAAAACCGTCCGGTAGCTGTGGGGATTCCGGGATATGTGTTGCCATTGGATGTAAGGGGACAACTTTTTCTTCGCTATAAGGAAGAGGTGGATACATTTACAGTTGAACCCGAAGGTGCCTTGCAGATAGAACCCGAAGGTATTACATCCGAAGGGATACGGAAATATGCGGTTTACGGTGAAAAATGGGGGAGGACACGGCTTACCGTTCGGTATAAAAACGGTTTGGAGCAAACCATTCATTATAAGATCATAAAACCGGAAAGTGAGGTAGTCAGGGACTTCGGACATTTTCTTATGACCGAGCAATGGTTTGACCGGGAAAACGACCCTTTTCGCAGGAACCCTTCCGTGATCAGTTACGACTATGAAACGAAGAAACAGGTTGCCGAAGACAGCCGGGCCTGGATAGCCGGGTTGAGTGATGAAGGCGGTGCGGGAAGCTGGCTGGGAGCCGTGATGAAACAACTGGTACAACCGGATAAGGAGGAACTGAAAAAATTGCAACGCTTTGTGGATGAAACGCTTTGGGGAACCATTCAGCACAGCGACGGACCACAAAAATACGGCGTTAAGAAAAGTGTCTTTTATTACGAACCGGAGCAGATGCCCGAAGGGACTTACAGCAAGGACATAGATTACAGTACCTGGGCAGCCTGGGACAAAAAAGGTGCGGATGATGTGGGAAGGTCGTACAATTATCCCCACGTAGCGGCCGCATACTGGGTGATGTACCGCCTGGCCAGATACCATACCGGATTGGTAGATAACAGAGAATGGGACTGGTACCTTAAAAATGCTTATCACACGGTTATAGCCATGACAGAACAGGCTCCTTACTATGCACAGTTCGGTCAGATGGAAGGTACGGTATTCCTCAGGATACTGGAAGACCTGAAACGTGAGAATTACACGGATATGGCCGAAACTCTGGAAGCCAAAATGAAAGAAAGGACTGAACACTGGCATACGCTGAATTATCCGTTCGGTAGTGAAATGCCCTGGGATTCCACCGGACAGGAAGAAGTTTATGCCTGGTCCGATTATTTCGGTTTTGATGAAAAAGCACTCGTAACACTAAATGCCATCCTTGCATACATGCCCGTCATACCGCATTGGGCATATAATGGGAATGCCCGCAGGTACTGGGATTTTCTCTACGGAGGAAAACTGTCCCGGGTGGAAAGACAGATACATCATTACGGTTCCGGGCTCAATGCCATCCCTGTACTTGCCCGATACCGAAAAAAACCGGAAGACCTGCACCTGCTGAAGGTGGGCTATGGCGGATTGCTGGGGGCCATTTCCAATATTACCCGTGATGGTTTCGGTCCTGCCGCCTTTCATTCGTTTCCGTCCGCATTGAAAATAGATGGTTTATCGGGAGATTACGGTTCCGGTTTTTTCGGATATGCCGTAAACACCGCAACATACATTACCAAAGACGATGAGCTGGGGTGGTTGTCTTTTGGCGGAAACATGACAAAAAAAGAGGACCGGATAACAGTGGAACCGACCACGGGAGCCAAAAACAGGATTTACATCGCACCGGAAAAAATGTGGCTTACCCTTGATGCCGGGACTTTTAAAAAAGTAAGCTATGACGGGCAGACGGGGCAGGTGGAAGTTATACTGAACCCGAAAGATGAGTTTACACCCGTGGCCTATCTCAGGGTAGAGGGGGAAAAGAAAAAGCTCCCCTATAAAAAAGTGCGGGGAGCCTATGCGGTCAAATTAAAGAATAAGGAAGTAAGGATAGCGTTATAA
- a CDS encoding serine O-acetyltransferase produces MKKETIISNIIKHKQTPNLKFVLKEKTEAFASRLFYTLFDNDTSVAENIDLLENEFQEIIDLACWAPGKPCGKIWESYLNELPEILRKLNLDAKATVENDPASRTIEEVCLSYPGFYAIAIYRLSRPLHLYGLPIVPRLMTEYAHRLTGVDINPGAQIGESFFIDHATGIVIGETTVIKDRVKIYQGVTLGALHVEKSLKDVKRHPTVESNVTIYANATILGGKTVIGANSIIGGNVWLTSSVPENSLVYHTPDIKIKSNGKIKSEE; encoded by the coding sequence ATGAAAAAAGAAACCATTATATCGAACATTATAAAACACAAACAGACTCCCAATCTGAAATTTGTATTAAAGGAAAAAACCGAAGCCTTTGCTTCCCGCCTGTTCTACACATTATTTGACAATGATACTTCTGTAGCCGAAAATATTGATTTGCTTGAAAATGAATTCCAGGAGATTATTGACCTGGCCTGCTGGGCCCCGGGAAAACCCTGCGGAAAAATCTGGGAAAGCTATCTCAATGAACTCCCGGAAATTCTCAGGAAACTCAATCTCGACGCCAAGGCGACCGTTGAAAATGACCCGGCTTCCAGGACCATCGAAGAAGTATGCCTGTCCTACCCGGGATTTTATGCAATCGCCATTTACAGGCTGAGCAGACCGTTACACCTGTATGGCCTGCCCATCGTTCCCAGGTTAATGACCGAATATGCACACCGTCTTACGGGAGTGGATATCAATCCGGGGGCACAGATCGGGGAATCATTTTTTATCGACCACGCTACCGGGATCGTTATCGGTGAAACAACGGTGATCAAAGACCGGGTAAAAATCTACCAGGGTGTTACTCTCGGTGCGCTTCACGTGGAGAAATCGCTTAAAGATGTGAAAAGGCATCCCACCGTGGAAAGCAATGTTACCATTTATGCCAATGCTACCATACTGGGAGGAAAAACCGTAATCGGTGCCAACAGTATTATAGGAGGTAACGTGTGGCTCACCAGTTCTGTACCCGAAAATTCACTGGTTTACCACACGCCGGATATTAAGATCAAATCAAACGGAAAGATAAAGAGTGAAGAATAA
- a CDS encoding Nramp family divalent metal transporter, whose product MFGFLKNIGPGTLVAAAFIGPGTVTVCTLSGVGFGYALLWAMVLSIVATVILQEMTVRIGIITGKGLADVIQGQLKYKWLKIPAMILVFSAVVIGNTAYEAGNLSGASLGVAGLFGEKYDAVYPLVIGVIACVLLFIGNYKVLERCMIGLVLIMSLSFLCAAVITKPDLGAVLRGAFVPGFPEGSIFTIIGLVGTTVVPYNLFLHASLVGERWKRESDLKPARKDTLISVVLGGMVSMAIIITAAGSGLTNVDNVMDMARGLEPLYGRFATYFIGTGLFAAGITSSVTAPLAAAYVANGCFGWKASLADIRFRMVWFVIIGIGVVFASLGLNPIELILFAQVANGILLPVIALFLWWVVNRAGVLGRYKNTFIQNLASGIIILVAMVLGIRSIFKVLGWWP is encoded by the coding sequence ATGTTTGGATTTCTTAAAAATATCGGCCCGGGAACACTGGTTGCCGCGGCATTTATCGGGCCCGGCACAGTTACCGTGTGTACACTGTCCGGGGTTGGATTCGGATACGCCCTGCTCTGGGCAATGGTGCTTTCTATTGTGGCCACTGTGATCCTTCAGGAAATGACCGTACGTATCGGTATCATCACAGGAAAAGGACTTGCCGACGTTATCCAGGGCCAGTTAAAATATAAATGGCTGAAAATACCTGCCATGATCCTGGTTTTTTCGGCCGTAGTTATTGGAAACACGGCCTATGAAGCAGGGAATCTAAGTGGGGCGTCCCTGGGCGTGGCCGGTCTTTTCGGGGAAAAATATGACGCTGTTTACCCCCTTGTAATAGGCGTTATAGCCTGTGTGCTTCTCTTTATCGGGAACTACAAGGTGCTGGAACGCTGTATGATAGGACTCGTATTGATCATGAGTTTATCCTTTTTATGTGCAGCGGTGATCACCAAACCTGACCTCGGGGCTGTTCTTCGGGGTGCTTTTGTTCCGGGATTCCCGGAAGGCAGTATATTTACCATTATCGGTCTGGTGGGGACTACGGTGGTCCCTTACAATCTTTTTCTGCACGCTTCGCTGGTAGGGGAACGGTGGAAACGGGAGTCCGATCTGAAACCGGCGCGGAAAGATACCCTGATTTCTGTAGTCCTGGGAGGAATGGTGTCTATGGCCATTATCATAACCGCAGCCGGAAGCGGCCTGACGAATGTAGACAATGTAATGGATATGGCCAGGGGATTGGAACCCCTCTACGGCAGGTTTGCCACATATTTTATAGGTACGGGTTTGTTTGCAGCCGGGATCACCTCATCGGTGACGGCTCCGCTTGCTGCAGCTTATGTGGCTAACGGATGCTTTGGCTGGAAGGCTTCCCTGGCCGATATCAGGTTCAGGATGGTGTGGTTTGTAATTATAGGGATCGGGGTGGTTTTTGCTTCCCTGGGCCTGAACCCTATAGAGCTCATTTTGTTTGCCCAGGTAGCCAACGGTATTTTACTGCCGGTAATAGCCCTGTTTTTATGGTGGGTGGTGAACAGGGCAGGAGTGTTGGGCAGGTATAAAAATACCTTTATACAAAACCTGGCCTCGGGGATCATCATCCTGGTGGCAATGGTACTGGGAATACGGAGTATTTTTAAGGTTTTGGGGTGGTGGCCCTGA
- a CDS encoding YifB family Mg chelatase-like AAA ATPase: MLTKIFGSAVLGVEATTITVEVNVALGVGYHLVGLPDNAIKESNYRIAAALQNNGYKIPGKRITINMAPADMRKEGSAYDLTLAIGILAASGQIKSDGIEEYIIMGELSLDGSLQSVKGALPIALQAKDEGFKGLILPEQNADEAAIVDGMEVYGVENIKQVIDHFEGKKLLEATEVDSKREFYRKLDFPEYDFSDVKGQESIKRCMEIAAAGGHNIILIGPPGSGKTMLAKRLPSILPPMTIHEALETTKIHSVTGRTENSGLMTDRPFRSPHHTISDVALVGGGTYPQPGEISLSHNGVLFLDELPEFKRSVLEVMRQPLEDREVTISRARFTVTYPSSFMLVASMNPSPGGYFNDPDAPVTSSPAEMQRYLGKISGPLLDRIDIHIEVTPVPFEKLSDDREGESSVEIRKRVTAARKRQAARFENSGNTHYNAQMNTRQIREYCALNDASGALLKNAMERLNLSARAYDRILKVARTIADLDNAPEISGNHISEAIQYRSLDREGWLG, encoded by the coding sequence ATGCTAACAAAAATATTCGGAAGTGCCGTTTTAGGGGTGGAGGCCACAACAATTACCGTAGAGGTCAATGTTGCCCTGGGAGTGGGCTATCACCTGGTAGGGTTGCCGGACAACGCCATTAAAGAGAGTAATTACAGGATAGCTGCCGCCCTGCAGAACAACGGGTATAAAATTCCCGGAAAAAGGATCACTATAAATATGGCACCTGCCGATATGCGCAAGGAAGGCTCGGCTTACGATCTTACACTGGCCATTGGCATACTCGCTGCCTCCGGACAGATAAAAAGTGACGGCATAGAAGAATATATCATTATGGGCGAACTCTCCCTGGACGGCAGCCTGCAATCCGTAAAAGGAGCATTGCCCATAGCCCTGCAGGCAAAGGATGAAGGTTTTAAAGGCCTCATCCTGCCCGAACAAAATGCAGATGAAGCGGCAATCGTGGACGGAATGGAAGTCTATGGCGTTGAAAACATAAAACAGGTTATCGACCATTTTGAAGGAAAAAAGCTTTTGGAAGCGACCGAAGTGGACAGCAAACGGGAATTTTACCGCAAACTCGATTTCCCCGAATATGATTTTTCCGATGTAAAAGGACAGGAAAGCATAAAGCGTTGTATGGAAATAGCTGCCGCAGGCGGACATAATATCATTCTTATAGGTCCGCCGGGCTCCGGAAAGACCATGCTCGCCAAGAGACTGCCCAGTATATTGCCGCCAATGACCATACATGAGGCCCTGGAAACCACTAAAATACACAGTGTCACGGGACGGACAGAAAATTCGGGATTGATGACAGATCGTCCCTTCCGCTCACCGCACCATACAATATCGGACGTGGCGCTGGTAGGAGGGGGAACCTATCCGCAGCCCGGGGAAATATCGCTTTCACACAACGGCGTCCTCTTTCTCGATGAACTCCCGGAATTTAAACGCAGTGTCCTGGAAGTCATGCGCCAGCCCCTGGAAGACCGGGAAGTTACCATTTCGAGGGCCAGATTTACAGTCACCTACCCTTCTTCCTTTATGCTGGTGGCCAGTATGAACCCGAGTCCGGGAGGTTATTTTAACGACCCGGATGCCCCCGTAACTTCCTCTCCGGCAGAAATGCAACGTTATCTCGGTAAAATATCCGGTCCGTTGCTGGACCGGATAGATATTCATATTGAAGTAACACCCGTACCTTTCGAAAAACTTTCGGACGACAGGGAGGGGGAAAGCAGTGTGGAAATACGAAAACGTGTAACCGCAGCACGGAAAAGACAGGCCGCCCGTTTTGAAAATTCTGGAAACACCCATTATAACGCCCAGATGAATACCCGGCAGATACGGGAATATTGTGCGTTGAATGACGCTTCCGGAGCGTTACTTAAAAATGCCATGGAACGGCTGAATTTGTCGGCCAGGGCCTATGACCGCATACTGAAAGTAGCCAGGACCATCGCCGATCTGGATAATGCCCCGGAAATTTCGGGAAACCATATCAGCGAAGCCATACAATACCGTAGTCTTGATCGCGAAGGGTGGTTGGGGTAA
- the pxpA gene encoding 5-oxoprolinase subunit PxpA: protein MSEINLNCDVGEGLDNEHLLMPHISSCSIACGGHAGDEETMQRVVDLAIKYGVQIGAHPSYPDRENFGRRSVNMVSEKLIASIREQVGALEDIVGKKGAALYHIKAHGAMYNDMARDRNTAEIFLSAIEKYRESVFIYAPCNSEIERLAVSEGFSIKYEAFADRNYNDDLSLVPRSADNAIIHDKEKVLEHLLFMTKEGKVLTVKGNKVAIKADTFCLHGDNEHAVEILEFLSKAFKCRNGV, encoded by the coding sequence ATGTCCGAAATAAACCTCAACTGCGACGTAGGCGAAGGCCTGGACAACGAACACCTGTTAATGCCCCATATATCTTCATGCAGTATAGCCTGTGGTGGCCATGCCGGTGATGAAGAAACCATGCAAAGGGTAGTGGACCTTGCAATAAAGTACGGAGTGCAGATCGGAGCGCACCCGTCTTATCCGGACCGGGAAAATTTTGGCCGTAGGTCCGTGAACATGGTGTCGGAAAAATTGATCGCTTCGATCCGGGAACAGGTTGGGGCACTTGAAGATATTGTAGGGAAAAAAGGGGCGGCATTGTATCATATCAAGGCACACGGGGCTATGTATAACGATATGGCCCGGGACCGGAACACGGCAGAAATATTTTTGTCGGCCATAGAAAAATACAGGGAAAGTGTTTTTATATATGCTCCCTGTAATTCTGAGATAGAGAGGCTTGCGGTCTCCGAAGGCTTCAGCATAAAATACGAAGCCTTTGCCGACAGGAATTACAACGACGACCTTTCCCTGGTGCCCAGAAGTGCGGACAATGCCATAATCCACGATAAGGAAAAAGTCCTGGAGCATCTGCTTTTCATGACAAAAGAGGGTAAAGTACTTACCGTAAAGGGAAACAAGGTCGCCATTAAAGCCGATACCTTTTGCCTGCACGGCGATAATGAACATGCCGTGGAAATACTGGAATTTCTTTCAAAAGCATTCAAGTGCCGAAACGGGGTATAA
- a CDS encoding DUF6364 family protein: MDAKITLSFDKDVIDKAKAFAQSQNVSLSRLTEFLYRQITSGHYQNLEELPIASWVNMVAEGEAEYKITPRSRKSAKEEFFKNKK, from the coding sequence ATGGATGCCAAAATCACCTTGTCCTTTGACAAAGATGTCATCGATAAAGCCAAAGCATTTGCCCAATCCCAAAACGTAAGCCTGTCGAGGCTCACAGAGTTCCTGTACCGACAAATTACCAGCGGGCATTACCAAAACCTGGAAGAATTGCCCATTGCAAGCTGGGTAAATATGGTGGCAGAAGGCGAAGCCGAATACAAGATCACCCCCCGAAGCAGAAAATCGGCAAAAGAAGAGTTCTTCAAAAACAAAAAATGA
- a CDS encoding type II toxin-antitoxin system VapC family toxin, which yields MKVFLDANILVSVLNKEYPLFSYSSRLLSLADSKRFKLFTSPVCLAIAFYFAEKKSGRKMARQKIRMLISKIHIAEADRKAVVLAAEHKAVEHFEDGLEYYAALNAGCQCIVTENTGDFYFSEIEVLQPHQFLEQHVIKHL from the coding sequence ATGAAGGTATTTTTAGACGCCAATATTTTGGTTTCGGTGCTGAACAAAGAATATCCGTTGTTCAGTTATTCCTCAAGACTTTTGAGTCTGGCGGACAGCAAAAGATTTAAACTGTTCACCTCTCCGGTATGCCTGGCCATCGCTTTTTATTTTGCCGAAAAGAAAAGCGGCAGAAAAATGGCCAGACAAAAGATCCGGATGCTTATTTCCAAAATCCATATCGCCGAAGCAGACCGAAAGGCTGTCGTGCTTGCTGCAGAGCACAAAGCTGTCGAACATTTCGAGGACGGACTGGAATATTACGCCGCCTTAAACGCGGGATGTCAATGTATTGTAACGGAAAACACCGGTGACTTTTACTTTTCGGAGATCGAAGTACTGCAGCCCCATCAGTTTTTGGAACAACACGTCATAAAACATTTATAA
- a CDS encoding TIGR02594 family protein, with the protein MKNILQIATNEIGVKEVSGSDANPQILKYAREAGFPNYTSDETAWCSLFVNWVAFKAGLEKSNSLSARSWLNAGFPVNNPEPGDVVVFWRESRNSWKGHVGIFLGFSSNGSRIYCLGGNQGNQVSVTAKTSDKLLGFRRLRPGGNVSFSRKNLKKGHTGTEVARLQDALKQLGYNPGTSDGIFGPKTEQALKDFQASDRSLTINGVFDKATREHLTELLNQQ; encoded by the coding sequence ATGAAAAATATTCTGCAAATAGCCACAAATGAAATCGGTGTAAAGGAAGTGTCCGGAAGCGATGCAAACCCACAAATATTAAAGTATGCCCGGGAGGCGGGTTTTCCGAATTATACATCAGACGAAACCGCCTGGTGCAGCCTGTTCGTAAACTGGGTGGCATTCAAGGCCGGACTGGAAAAATCAAATAGCCTTTCGGCAAGGTCGTGGCTAAATGCAGGCTTTCCGGTAAACAACCCCGAACCCGGTGATGTTGTCGTCTTTTGGCGTGAAAGCCGCAATTCGTGGAAAGGCCATGTAGGCATATTTCTCGGTTTTTCATCCAATGGCAGCAGAATATATTGCCTGGGGGGCAACCAGGGCAACCAGGTCTCTGTAACAGCCAAAACTTCCGATAAATTATTGGGCTTTAGAAGGCTTCGTCCTGGTGGAAATGTCAGTTTTTCCCGGAAAAACCTGAAGAAGGGCCATACCGGGACAGAAGTAGCCCGGTTGCAGGATGCCCTTAAACAATTGGGATATAACCCGGGAACTTCCGACGGGATTTTCGGACCCAAAACGGAACAGGCACTCAAAGATTTCCAGGCTTCCGACCGATCGTTGACCATCAACGGTGTTTTCGATAAAGCCACGAGAGAACATTTAACCGAATTGTTAAACCAGCAATAG
- a CDS encoding biotin-dependent carboxyltransferase family protein translates to MIKVAKPGFYTSVQDTGRTGYRDMGVPVSGAMDTFSAVLANRLLNNDDNAAVLEITMTGPSLEFTAATHIVLTGAKMNPVVNDVDMPYNRVIKIAPGDALSFGKLQKGFRAYLGLKGGLKTELVLKSRSLYTPVTPSARILEGNTLPYEPFTGDIENLIEIKIDNEFLFDTRIEVYPGPEYGLLPKADIARLNTTGFTISAQNNRMAYQLEERLSPNDLSIITSATLPGTVQLTPSGKMIVLMKDCQTTGGYPRILQLTERSISVLAQKKAGDTIGFHVI, encoded by the coding sequence ATGATTAAGGTGGCAAAACCGGGTTTTTATACTTCTGTACAGGATACGGGGAGAACAGGATACCGGGATATGGGCGTTCCGGTTTCCGGGGCCATGGATACTTTTTCTGCCGTACTGGCCAACCGATTGCTCAATAATGATGATAATGCCGCTGTTCTGGAAATAACCATGACGGGACCATCACTGGAGTTTACCGCGGCTACGCATATTGTACTGACCGGGGCGAAAATGAACCCTGTTGTAAATGATGTTGATATGCCTTATAACCGGGTAATAAAGATAGCGCCGGGAGATGCACTTTCTTTTGGAAAATTACAAAAAGGCTTCCGGGCATACCTCGGACTAAAAGGGGGGCTTAAAACCGAACTGGTGCTAAAAAGCCGGTCGTTGTATACACCGGTAACCCCATCGGCCCGGATTTTGGAGGGAAATACCCTGCCTTATGAACCCTTTACCGGCGATATAGAAAACCTTATCGAAATAAAGATCGACAACGAATTTTTGTTTGATACCCGGATCGAGGTGTATCCCGGACCGGAATACGGATTACTGCCAAAAGCCGATATAGCGCGTCTAAACACCACAGGGTTTACCATTTCTGCACAAAACAATCGTATGGCCTACCAGTTGGAAGAACGGTTGTCGCCTAATGACTTGAGTATCATTACTTCGGCCACTTTGCCCGGAACAGTTCAGCTTACACCCTCCGGAAAGATGATTGTTTTGATGAAAGATTGTCAAACTACCGGCGGATACCCCCGGATTTTACAACTTACCGAAAGAAGTATTTCTGTTTTGGCACAGAAGAAAGCGGGGGATACCATCGGGTTTCATGTAATTTGA